From Desulfovibrio desulfuricans, a single genomic window includes:
- a CDS encoding BadF/BadG/BcrA/BcrD ATPase family protein, with protein sequence MYVAGIDVGSVAAKAVVLELLPNGGLQVAGRAVLPTGWNTAEAGEFALNNACEAAAMARSGLRHVTATGYGRIALPFADKTVTEISCHARGAAHLFPRAGLVLDIGGQDSKVISLDIPREAEAGSLDAASGTGSLGPLKTAGKPGAVRDFLMNDKCAAGTGRFLQVLSGILNMPLDELGKAAATGKPVAISSMCAVFAETEIVGLLARSTPPIICPDRAFRKFSG encoded by the coding sequence ATGTATGTAGCTGGAATTGATGTTGGTTCTGTGGCTGCAAAGGCCGTTGTGCTCGAGCTGCTGCCCAACGGCGGCTTGCAGGTTGCCGGTCGGGCAGTGCTGCCTACAGGCTGGAATACCGCCGAGGCTGGCGAGTTTGCGCTCAACAATGCCTGCGAGGCTGCCGCAATGGCACGCAGCGGTCTGAGGCATGTCACTGCCACGGGCTACGGGCGTATTGCCCTGCCTTTTGCCGACAAAACGGTTACGGAGATCAGTTGCCATGCGCGGGGCGCTGCGCATCTTTTCCCCCGCGCGGGGCTTGTGCTCGATATCGGCGGGCAGGACAGCAAGGTAATAAGCCTGGATATCCCGCGAGAAGCGGAGGCAGGCAGTCTGGATGCGGCAAGCGGTACGGGCAGCCTGGGCCCGCTCAAAACTGCGGGAAAACCGGGCGCAGTGCGCGATTTTTTGATGAACGACAAGTGCGCGGCAGGCACCGGGCGTTTTTTGCAGGTGCTCTCGGGCATTTTGAACATGCCGCTGGACGAACTGGGCAAGGCAGCCGCCACGGGCAAGCCGGTGGCCATTTCAAGCATGTGCGCCGTGTTTGCAGAAACAGAAATTGTGGGCCTGCTGGCCCGCAGTACGCCGCCGATAATTTGCCCGGATCGGGCATTTCGTAAATTTTCTGGTTAG